From one Candidatus Neomarinimicrobiota bacterium genomic stretch:
- a CDS encoding prephenate dehydratase produces the protein MITIGIQGGKGSFSEQAAQEFSHNHGLEGAEIIYQISSEQVLAGVENGETDFGIFAMENAQGGVVIESVEALAKYRCNIIEMFHIPINQNLLSLPGMYVGDVTEIHSHQQALRQCKDYLSEHFWTRPLIEEDDTAEAARRLSEGKLPKTAGVIANNACAELYGLEILQESIHDLKHNLTLFLGIKKLGDS, from the coding sequence ATGATTACAATTGGAATCCAAGGCGGAAAAGGCAGCTTTTCCGAACAAGCAGCTCAAGAATTTTCCCATAATCACGGGCTTGAAGGGGCCGAGATTATTTACCAAATTTCATCAGAACAGGTATTAGCCGGTGTTGAAAATGGCGAAACAGATTTCGGTATTTTTGCCATGGAAAATGCCCAAGGCGGTGTTGTAATCGAAAGTGTTGAAGCGCTGGCAAAATATCGTTGCAATATTATTGAAATGTTTCACATTCCCATTAATCAAAATTTATTGAGTTTGCCGGGGATGTATGTTGGCGATGTGACAGAAATACATTCTCATCAACAAGCATTACGTCAATGTAAAGATTATTTGAGTGAACATTTTTGGACTAGACCGCTGATTGAAGAAGACGATACTGCCGAAGCTGCTCGACGATTATCGGAAGGAAAACTTCCAAAAACAGCCGGCGTGATTGCCAATAATGCGTGTGCCGAATTATATGGATTAGAAATTCTTCAAGAAAGCATCCATGATCTAAAACATAACCTTACCTTATTTCTTGGTA
- the trpA gene encoding tryptophan synthase subunit alpha yields the protein NGMTLKKIFEQVTEIRQRTKVPIALMGYYNPILKMGHETFLNNCVSSGVDGLILPDLPLEEATPFCELAKAKGVSPILLVAPNTPNERIKKISELAGDLIYAVSILGITGNDLASKDALSEYLNRVRKYSVTPFVVGFGISTRSDVVWFNEHSDGAVVGSAIIKNMDGKSDPVEATKNLIQDLKGTL from the coding sequence TAATGGTATGACGCTAAAGAAAATATTTGAACAAGTTACAGAAATTCGACAAAGAACAAAGGTCCCAATCGCACTAATGGGTTACTATAATCCGATTCTGAAAATGGGACATGAAACATTTCTGAATAATTGTGTTTCATCAGGAGTTGATGGATTAATTCTTCCAGATTTACCTTTAGAAGAAGCAACACCCTTTTGTGAATTGGCAAAAGCCAAAGGTGTCTCTCCTATTTTATTGGTGGCCCCTAATACACCCAATGAACGCATTAAAAAAATATCAGAACTAGCGGGTGATTTAATTTATGCCGTTAGCATTTTGGGCATTACAGGAAATGATTTAGCATCCAAAGATGCCCTTTCGGAATACTTAAATCGCGTACGTAAATATAGCGTTACACCTTTTGTAGTTGGTTTCGGAATCAGTACTCGAAGTGATGTGGTTTGGTTCAATGAACATTCCGATGGCGCTGTGGTAGGATCAGCTATTATTAAAAATATGGACGGGAAATCCGATCCTGTGGAAGCAACAAAAAATTTAATTCAAGACCTAAAAGGAACATTATGA